From the Huiozyma naganishii CBS 8797 chromosome 2, complete genome genome, one window contains:
- the ATG40 gene encoding Atg40p (similar to Saccharomyces cerevisiae YOR152C; ancestral locus Anc_5.499), giving the protein MLGLLWKPLQFITCVLVPLQITVETISLSKDWPFPILKTASYALQQQTEKLALHMMLLKYWSLYGIVYLILPNSPFYFVLDILPFLPLILTVCGVLAMRELVEQFIRFIQEQDKIISVMQNLNDPKASTFEMLSNLYYTTINLNNQELITTTFFFGDLTKLLLSLSKAIPFPSTTYLNQWFANIEWISNAVKMYFKEQQNAQQQYDTGNSTGTRGFYSAFWSKSGTNNCAGSGSSFRRSSSASNPAKPRPTGTKSTEISEDYDLMDDALD; this is encoded by the coding sequence ATGTTGGGCTTGCTTTGGAAACCACTGCAGTTCATCACTTGCGTTCTCGTTCCCCTGCAGATCACGGTGGAGACGATCTCACTATCGAAGGACTGGCCTTTCCccattttgaaaactgCATCCTATGCTTTACAACAACAGACTGAAAAGCTGGCACTTCACATGATGTTGCTGAAATATTGGTCCCTTTACGGTATTGTGTACTTGATATTACCCAACTCACCATTCTATTTTGTGCTAGACATCCTGCCCTTCTTACCACTAATTTTGACGGTATGCGGGGTATTGGCCATGAGGGAACTGGTAGAGCAGTTCATTAGGTTCATACAAGAGCAGGATAAGATCATTTCGGTGATGCAAAACCTGAATGACCCAAAGGCATCCACTTTTGAAATGCTTTCGAATCTGTACTACACAACGATAAATTTGAACAATCAGGAGCTAATCACCAcgactttcttcttcggtGACTTGACAAAGTTGCTTTTGAGTCTGAGCAAGGCAATACCATTCCCATCGACAACATACTTAAACCAGTGGTTTGCCAACATCGAATGGATAAGCAACGCCGTCAAGATGTATTTTAAAGAGCAGCAGAATGCTCAGCAACAATATGACACTGGGAATTCAACGGGGACCAGAGGTTTCTATTCTGCGTTCTGGTCCAAGTCTGGAACGAATAACTGCGCAGGGTCCGGGAGTTCCTTCCGAAGATCATCGTCGGCCAGTAACCCCGCGAAACCAAGACCCACGGGCACTAAATCGACAGAAATTTCAGAGGATTACGATTTGATGGACGATGCACTCGATTGA